From Streptomyces sp. TLI_053, a single genomic window includes:
- a CDS encoding peptidoglycan-binding domain-containing protein has product MRSSSMTRSLVSFAIVAGIVVGGPSVAAFATPAPADRQAAGAQAGARLTTVENLGLNASQAEYLQDWLARYWGYPGEINGLLDTESWKAFQRFLQTYWSYTGPIDGAVSTETIKALQRRLKAEESYNGPIDGIAGPSTREAFKRFATPKD; this is encoded by the coding sequence ATGCGGTCCAGCTCGATGACGAGGTCCCTCGTCAGCTTCGCCATCGTCGCCGGCATCGTCGTCGGCGGGCCGTCCGTCGCGGCCTTCGCGACGCCCGCGCCGGCCGACCGGCAGGCGGCGGGCGCGCAGGCCGGCGCACGGCTCACCACCGTCGAGAACCTCGGCCTGAACGCCTCGCAGGCCGAGTACCTCCAGGACTGGCTGGCGAGGTACTGGGGCTACCCGGGCGAGATCAACGGCCTGTTGGACACCGAGAGCTGGAAGGCCTTCCAGCGCTTCCTCCAGACGTACTGGAGCTACACCGGTCCGATCGACGGCGCCGTCAGCACCGAGACCATCAAGGCTCTGCAGCGTCGGCTGAAGGCGGAGGAGAGCTACAACGGTCCGATCGACGGCATCGCCGGACCGAGTACCCGGGAGGCGTTCAAGCGCTTCGCCACACCCAAGGACTGA
- a CDS encoding tetratricopeptide repeat protein: MTPPPWPWRGRRRKPNEQAGVPAPGSRPEGIGTGAASLFEGDGASAFSGDGLPVARRDGEGDGPVSAERSDAAGAPSSVRVEVSGEGAVGAGRDITHSAIGAGSRVEHTEVDNRIENTTVGRDVVQVGRDLTINHTHHHPAPTPGPVRQPVRVGTVPPLASAFQPRPGLQEQIDRARERNATVVLTQVLSGGGGVGKSQLAAFCVHRAHTDGVDVLVWVDAAETSQIISTYARAAAKAGVPGADGQDAEHDAAVFLDWLAVTDRSWLVVLDDLTDLENTAPWWPRPPAGANGRVLATTRRRDALVTGNGRTIVDIGTYTTTEALTYLHERLTEAASFHLFDDRADDLAEALGRLPLALAHAAAYMINEDVDCTTYLRLFTDRASRLTTLLPPGADTDGYGRQVIASLLVALDAAQQREPAGLATPAIRLAAHLDPAGHPDTLWATDAVTHYLTTHRTPPPTGTPDPGPVTPDQARAALRLLHHYALITHHTHDTHRAVRLHALTARAARETTPPTQLPATVHAAADALFETWPEHEHTAHELTAVLRANTDTLANLAGDHLWHPDGHPVLFTAGNTLTSAGLISAAVTHWQRLAADAERLLGTDAPDTLTARSNLALSYRQAGHTGEAIVLEERVLADRERLLDEDHPDTLTARGNLASSYRRAGRTGEAIDLLERVLIDAERLLGTDAPDTLAARGNLALSYWHAGRTGEAIVLEERVLADAEALFGEDHPDTLIARGNLASSYGRAGRTGEAIVLEERVLADRERLLGHDHPDTLTARGNLALSYWHAGRTGEAIDLLERVLADRERLLGHDHPDTLTACGNLASSYWHAGRTGEATDLLERVLADAERILGHDHPDTRAAADLLRSWRSS, from the coding sequence GTGACTCCACCCCCTTGGCCGTGGCGCGGCCGACGCCGGAAGCCGAACGAACAGGCCGGTGTTCCCGCACCCGGCAGCCGACCGGAGGGCATCGGCACCGGCGCCGCCTCCCTGTTCGAGGGGGACGGCGCGTCGGCCTTCAGCGGGGACGGCCTCCCCGTAGCGCGGCGGGACGGTGAGGGCGACGGGCCGGTGTCGGCGGAGCGATCGGATGCTGCGGGGGCTCCGTCCTCGGTGCGGGTGGAGGTGTCGGGGGAGGGGGCTGTCGGTGCGGGGCGCGACATTACCCATTCCGCGATCGGGGCGGGCAGCCGGGTCGAGCACACCGAGGTGGACAACCGGATCGAGAACACCACGGTCGGCCGGGACGTGGTCCAGGTCGGCCGCGACCTCACCATCAACCACACCCACCACCATCCCGCGCCGACGCCCGGGCCGGTGCGGCAGCCGGTACGGGTCGGCACCGTCCCGCCGCTCGCCTCCGCGTTCCAGCCCCGCCCGGGCCTGCAGGAGCAGATCGACCGGGCCCGGGAGCGGAACGCCACCGTGGTCCTCACCCAGGTCCTGTCAGGCGGCGGTGGCGTCGGCAAGTCACAGCTCGCCGCCTTCTGCGTCCACCGGGCCCACACCGACGGGGTGGATGTGCTGGTGTGGGTGGACGCCGCCGAGACCTCGCAGATCATCTCGACCTATGCGCGGGCCGCTGCGAAGGCCGGCGTGCCCGGCGCGGACGGGCAGGACGCCGAACACGACGCGGCGGTGTTCCTGGACTGGCTGGCCGTCACCGACCGCAGTTGGCTGGTGGTGCTGGACGACCTCACCGACCTCGAGAACACCGCCCCGTGGTGGCCGCGGCCGCCCGCCGGCGCGAACGGGCGGGTGCTGGCCACCACCCGCCGTCGCGACGCCCTCGTCACCGGCAACGGCCGCACGATCGTCGATATCGGCACCTACACCACCACCGAGGCCCTCACCTACCTGCACGAGCGCCTCACCGAAGCTGCCAGCTTCCACCTCTTCGACGACCGAGCCGACGACCTCGCGGAGGCACTGGGCCGACTGCCGCTGGCCCTGGCCCACGCCGCCGCCTACATGATCAACGAAGACGTCGACTGCACCACCTACCTCCGCCTGTTCACCGACCGCGCCTCCCGCCTCACCACCCTCCTGCCACCGGGCGCCGACACCGACGGCTACGGCCGCCAGGTCATTGCCTCACTCCTCGTGGCCCTCGACGCCGCCCAGCAACGCGAACCGGCCGGCCTCGCCACCCCCGCGATCCGCCTCGCCGCACACCTCGACCCCGCCGGCCACCCCGACACCCTCTGGGCCACCGACGCCGTCACCCACTACCTCACCACCCACCGCACCCCACCACCCACCGGCACTCCCGACCCCGGACCCGTCACCCCCGACCAGGCCCGCGCCGCCCTGCGCCTGCTCCACCACTACGCCCTCATCACCCACCACACCCACGACACCCACCGCGCGGTGCGCCTGCACGCCCTCACCGCCCGCGCCGCCCGCGAAACCACCCCACCCACCCAACTCCCCGCCACCGTCCACGCCGCAGCCGACGCCCTCTTCGAGACCTGGCCCGAGCACGAGCACACCGCACACGAACTCACTGCCGTCCTGCGCGCCAACACCGACACCCTCGCGAACCTGGCCGGCGACCACCTCTGGCACCCCGACGGCCACCCCGTCCTGTTCACCGCAGGCAACACCCTCACCAGCGCCGGCCTGATCAGTGCCGCCGTCACTCACTGGCAGCGCCTCGCAGCCGATGCCGAACGGTTACTCGGAACCGACGCCCCCGACACCCTGACTGCCCGCAGCAACCTTGCCCTCTCCTACCGGCAAGCGGGGCACACAGGGGAGGCGATCGTGCTCGAGGAGCGGGTGCTGGCCGACCGTGAGCGGCTGCTCGATGAAGACCATCCCGACACCCTGACCGCCCGAGGCAATCTCGCGTCTTCCTACCGGCGGGCGGGGCGTACAGGTGAGGCGATCGACCTGCTGGAGCGGGTGCTGATCGATGCCGAACGGTTGCTCGGAACCGACGCCCCCGACACCCTGGCTGCCCGCGGGAACCTTGCCCTCTCCTACTGGCACGCGGGGCGCACGGGTGAGGCGATCGTGCTCGAGGAGCGGGTGCTGGCCGATGCCGAGGCGTTGTTCGGTGAGGATCATCCCGACACCCTGATCGCCCGCGGGAACCTCGCCTCCTCCTACGGGCGGGCGGGGCGCACGGGTGAGGCGATCGTGCTCGAGGAGCGGGTGCTGGCCGACCGTGAGCGGCTGCTCGGCCATGATCATCCCGACACCCTGACCGCCCGCGGGAACCTTGCCCTCTCCTACTGGCACGCGGGACGTACGGGTGAGGCGATCGACCTGCTGGAGCGGGTGCTGGCCGACCGTGAGCGGCTCCTCGGCCATGATCATCCCGACACCCTGACCGCTTGCGGCAACCTCGCCTCTTCCTACTGGCATGCAGGGCGTACGGGTGAGGCGACCGACCTGCTGGAGCGGGTGCTGGCCGATGCCGAGCGGATCCTCGGCCACGACCACCCCGACACCCGAGCAGCGGCTGACCTGCTCCGGAGTTGGCGCAGTTCCTGA
- a CDS encoding helicase associated domain-containing protein, with protein sequence MARSWWLDLDGRVDWTTLPVETVFEGEQLGRWMQAQRAGWPGLEEDQRDLLSAVGIEEDLELVAAKQAAEAKPTVSRGDRFQQGLVALAQFVERERERHPRVPRPHKEAVEAVEAGPGGEERVVVSHFALGTWLNNQKARRAKLSPGQLAQLAEHGVEWA encoded by the coding sequence GTGGCCAGGTCCTGGTGGCTCGACCTGGACGGGCGCGTCGACTGGACCACCCTGCCGGTGGAGACGGTGTTCGAGGGTGAGCAGCTCGGCCGTTGGATGCAGGCGCAGCGGGCGGGCTGGCCGGGTCTGGAGGAGGACCAGCGGGATCTGCTGTCGGCGGTCGGCATCGAGGAGGACCTCGAGCTGGTGGCCGCGAAGCAGGCGGCCGAGGCGAAGCCGACAGTGTCCCGCGGTGACCGGTTCCAGCAGGGCCTGGTCGCGCTCGCCCAGTTCGTGGAGCGGGAGCGGGAGCGGCATCCCCGAGTGCCCCGCCCGCACAAGGAGGCGGTGGAGGCCGTGGAGGCCGGGCCGGGCGGTGAGGAGCGGGTGGTGGTGTCGCACTTCGCGCTGGGCACCTGGTTGAACAACCAGAAGGCCCGCCGGGCAAAGCTGTCGCCGGGCCAGCTCGCGCAGCTCGCCGAGCACGGCGTGGAGTGGGCGTAA
- a CDS encoding tetratricopeptide repeat protein, whose amino-acid sequence MTPPSWSWRGRRRKPNEQAAGPAPGGPPEGPGTGSASPVEGDGAQASSGDGLPAAPQDGEGDGPVPAERSDAAGAPSSVRVDVSGEGAVGAGRDVAHSAIGAGSRVEHTEVDNRIDHSTVHGDVYQAGNLTVTHHHPPPPTGPVRRPVRVGTVPPLASAFQSRPGLQEQIDRARERNATVVLTQVLSGGGGVGKSQLAAFCVHRAHTDGVDVLVWVDATEITQIISTYAEAAAKAGVPGADGQDAERDAAAFLEWLAVTDRSWLVVLDDLTDLENTGPWWPHPPAGTNGRVLATTRRRDALVTGSGRAIVDIGTYTTDEALAYLRERLGEAGAGHLLDDRADDLIVALGGLPLALAHAAAYMINEDADCATYLRLFTDRASRLETLLPPGADTDGYGRQVTASLLLALDAAQQREPVGLAVPAIRLAAHLDPAGHPDTLWATDAATGYLTTHRIPPPPGTSDPDPVTAGQARAALRLLHHYALINHDTHDTNRAVRLHALTARATRETTPPTQLPATVHAAADALAETWPEHEHTARDLTTVLRANTDTLTTHADNHLWHPNGHPLLFTAGTSLNNTGLFGVAVTHWQSLAADAERLLGGEHPDTLSARAGLAVSYRQAGRTGEATDLQERVLADCVRLLGGEHPDTLSARAGLAVSYWQAGRTGEAIVLEERVLADYVRLLGGEHPDTLSARANLAASYYQAGRTGEATDLLERVLADRERLLGGEHPHTLSARAGLAASYWQAGRTGEAIVLEERVLVDRERLLGEEHPDTLSARANLAASYYQAGRTGEAIDLVERVLADCLRLLGGEHPHTLTTRANLAASYRQAGRTGEAIVLEERVLVDRERLLGEEHPDTLSARANLAASYWQAGRMGEATDLLERVLADRERVLGHDHPDTRAAADRLRSWRNPLTP is encoded by the coding sequence GTGACCCCACCGTCCTGGTCGTGGCGCGGCCGACGCCGGAAGCCGAACGAGCAGGCCGCCGGTCCCGCACCCGGCGGCCCGCCGGAGGGCCCCGGCACCGGCAGCGCCTCTCCGGTCGAGGGGGACGGCGCGCAGGCCTCCAGCGGGGACGGCCTCCCCGCAGCGCCGCAGGACGGTGAGGGCGACGGGCCGGTGCCGGCGGAGCGATCGGATGCTGCGGGGGCTCCGTCCTCGGTGCGGGTCGATGTGTCGGGCGAGGGGGCTGTCGGTGCGGGGCGCGACGTCGCCCATTCCGCGATCGGGGCGGGCAGCCGGGTCGAGCACACCGAGGTGGACAACCGGATCGACCACAGCACCGTCCACGGCGACGTCTACCAGGCCGGGAACCTGACAGTCACCCACCACCACCCCCCGCCACCGACCGGGCCGGTGCGGCGGCCGGTGCGGGTGGGCACGGTGCCGCCGCTCGCCTCCGCGTTCCAGTCCCGCCCGGGCCTGCAGGAGCAGATCGACCGGGCCCGGGAGCGCAACGCGACCGTGGTCCTCACCCAGGTCCTGTCAGGCGGCGGTGGCGTCGGCAAGTCACAGCTCGCCGCCTTCTGCGTCCACCGGGCCCACACCGACGGGGTGGATGTGCTGGTGTGGGTGGACGCCACCGAGATCACCCAGATCATCTCGACGTACGCGGAGGCTGCGGCGAAGGCCGGCGTGCCCGGCGCGGACGGGCAGGACGCGGAGCGCGACGCCGCCGCGTTCCTGGAGTGGCTGGCCGTCACCGATCGCTCCTGGCTGGTGGTGCTGGACGACCTCACCGACCTCGAGAACACCGGGCCGTGGTGGCCCCACCCGCCCGCGGGCACGAATGGGCGGGTGCTGGCCACCACCCGCCGCCGCGACGCCCTCGTCACCGGCAGCGGCCGCGCGATTGTCGACATCGGCACCTACACCACCGACGAAGCCCTCGCCTATCTTCGCGAGCGCCTCGGCGAAGCCGGCGCCGGGCATCTCCTCGACGACCGCGCCGACGACCTGATCGTGGCGCTGGGCGGGCTGCCGCTGGCGCTGGCCCACGCCGCCGCCTACATGATCAACGAGGACGCCGACTGCGCCACCTACCTCCGCCTGTTCACCGACCGCGCCTCGCGTCTGGAGACGTTGCTGCCGCCGGGTGCGGACACCGACGGCTACGGCCGTCAGGTCACCGCCTCGCTCCTCCTGGCCCTCGACGCCGCCCAGCAACGCGAACCGGTGGGCCTGGCCGTCCCAGCGATCCGTCTCGCCGCCCACCTCGACCCCGCGGGCCACCCCGACACCCTCTGGGCCACCGACGCCGCCACCGGCTACCTCACCACCCACCGCATCCCACCACCCCCCGGAACCTCCGACCCTGATCCGGTCACCGCCGGCCAGGCCCGCGCCGCCCTGCGCCTGCTCCACCACTACGCCCTCATCAACCACGACACCCACGACACCAACCGCGCGGTCCGCCTGCACGCCCTCACCGCCCGTGCCACCCGCGAAACCACCCCACCCACCCAACTCCCCGCCACCGTCCACGCCGCAGCCGACGCCCTCGCCGAGACCTGGCCCGAACACGAGCACACCGCCCGCGACCTGACCACCGTCCTGCGCGCCAACACCGACACCCTCACCACCCACGCCGACAACCACCTCTGGCACCCCAACGGCCACCCACTCCTGTTCACCGCGGGCACCAGCCTGAACAACACCGGCCTGTTCGGCGTCGCCGTCACCCACTGGCAGAGCCTCGCAGCCGACGCCGAACGGCTCCTCGGTGGAGAGCATCCCGACACCCTGTCCGCCCGTGCGGGCCTTGCCGTCTCCTACCGGCAGGCTGGGCGTACGGGTGAGGCGACCGACTTGCAGGAGCGGGTGCTGGCCGATTGCGTGCGGCTCCTCGGTGGAGAGCATCCCGACACCCTGTCCGCCCGTGCGGGCCTTGCCGTCTCCTATTGGCAGGCTGGGCGTACGGGTGAGGCGATCGTGCTCGAGGAGCGGGTGCTGGCCGATTACGTGCGGCTCCTCGGTGGAGAGCATCCCGACACCCTGTCCGCCCGTGCGAACCTCGCCGCCTCCTACTACCAGGCTGGGCGTACGGGTGAGGCGACCGACCTGCTGGAGCGGGTGCTGGCCGACCGTGAGCGGCTACTCGGTGGAGAGCATCCCCACACCTTGTCCGCCCGTGCGGGCCTTGCCGCCTCCTATTGGCAGGCTGGGCGTACGGGTGAGGCGATCGTGCTCGAGGAGCGGGTGCTGGTCGACCGTGAGCGGCTCCTCGGTGAGGAGCATCCCGACACCCTGTCCGCCCGTGCGAACCTCGCCGCCTCCTACTACCAGGCTGGGCGTACGGGTGAGGCGATCGACCTGGTGGAGCGGGTGCTGGCCGATTGCCTGCGACTCCTCGGTGGAGAGCATCCCCACACCCTGACCACCCGTGCGAACCTCGCCGCCTCCTACCGGCAGGCTGGGCGTACGGGTGAGGCGATCGTGCTCGAGGAGCGGGTGCTGGTCGACCGTGAGCGGCTCCTCGGTGAGGAGCATCCCGACACCCTGTCCGCCCGTGCGAACCTCGCTGCCTCCTATTGGCAGGCTGGGCGTATGGGTGAGGCGACCGACCTGCTGGAGCGGGTGCTGGCCGACCGTGAGCGGGTGCTTGGACACGACCACCCCGACACCCGAGCGGCTGCCGACCGGCTCCGGAGCTGGCGCAACCCCCTGACGCCGTGA
- a CDS encoding AAA family ATPase, translating into MNRLDLIRSTPLPHGIAVTGAYRPARLTTKEGWNEFAHHILAAPDLQDCAPLGTPVRDSDPRMLHHGEMLPVDTDDLWRGLIDARRILRANRSRRGRRVNIAIDGDRGTGKTTLLRLIGRAHQGQAEEARGVDPERIPVVYVDVPLERDSNLHWSLPFADFLGLNHLVQPARASAQGGAREDRSVDMTGPITRVMEAAQTELILIDSIHRLTEAERHIAFQYFFTLQEHVPATFVFCGVGAQETVRSAYQKYRSRMPHQRASFDSDIPVLWVGPVSLGKSEGSDWINVLQRIEGDLRLYRHTPGTLTTKEMALYLHKRTGGYMETLTFLICQAAQAAMDDPTCEAITKELLDTIRAGRNDPTP; encoded by the coding sequence ATGAACCGCCTGGACCTGATCCGGTCCACTCCGCTCCCCCACGGCATCGCGGTAACCGGCGCCTACCGGCCCGCCCGGCTCACCACCAAAGAAGGCTGGAACGAGTTCGCCCACCACATCCTGGCCGCGCCCGACCTGCAAGACTGCGCTCCGCTGGGCACACCCGTCCGCGACAGCGACCCGCGGATGCTCCACCACGGCGAGATGCTGCCCGTGGACACCGACGACCTGTGGCGGGGCCTGATCGATGCGCGGCGGATCCTGCGGGCCAACCGCTCGCGCAGGGGCCGCCGGGTGAACATCGCCATCGACGGGGACCGCGGCACCGGCAAGACCACGCTGCTGCGCCTCATCGGCCGGGCCCACCAAGGGCAAGCCGAGGAAGCCCGCGGCGTCGACCCCGAACGCATCCCGGTCGTCTACGTCGACGTCCCGCTCGAGCGGGACAGCAACCTGCACTGGTCGCTGCCGTTCGCCGACTTCCTCGGTCTCAACCACTTGGTCCAGCCCGCCCGCGCCAGTGCTCAGGGCGGTGCTCGAGAGGACCGCAGCGTCGACATGACCGGGCCGATCACCCGCGTCATGGAAGCGGCCCAGACCGAGCTGATCCTCATCGACAGCATCCACCGGCTCACCGAAGCCGAGCGCCACATCGCCTTCCAGTACTTCTTCACCCTGCAAGAACACGTTCCGGCCACCTTCGTCTTCTGCGGTGTCGGCGCCCAGGAGACCGTCCGCTCGGCCTACCAGAAGTACCGCAGCCGGATGCCGCACCAACGTGCCTCCTTCGACAGCGACATCCCCGTGCTCTGGGTGGGCCCGGTCTCCCTCGGCAAGAGCGAGGGAAGCGACTGGATCAACGTCCTGCAGCGCATCGAGGGGGACCTGCGCCTGTACCGGCACACGCCGGGCACGCTCACCACCAAGGAGATGGCCCTCTACCTCCACAAGCGCACCGGCGGCTACATGGAGACCCTCACCTTCCTCATCTGCCAGGCAGCCCAGGCCGCTATGGACGACCCAACGTGCGAGGCCATCACCAAGGAACTCCTCGACACGATCCGCGCCGGCCGCAACGACCCCACCCCATAG
- a CDS encoding Mu transposase C-terminal domain-containing protein → MTAVQDSIPPLVESSAAVCALEPGQRVRFDGEAYVVAGVRGPSVQLLCEQEPCRSAAVLLQVLTGAADFAVLDAAGAPRPLQQVPDVDILDVLDQGRRERIRAWEWHLVELRDGVPPGSAAGTKPRSAYETTRSQRERFAAKAAELRALGWRGVSNSTIRRKFLSYQDQGVAGLARLAIGQVRTDERVIQLLLREVRLAVGESSGWANRVYERLLTALHTEHPSEYEKLAISPATFYRLIKRLGISVAYLQAPVQNRLDQENSPASPFTPTTATMLGEQVQIDSTGLDILAVGDDGFTVSAELTCAIDVATRSIIGAMIVPKSPGRGPRGRRLGGRATRTFDATLLLAQALAPMPGRAGWSPLALAEQSDLPYADLVACDPRMASAAARPVIRPKMVVVDHGKIYRSEHFVDVCTSLQISVRPARERTPTDKAVIESTFSAIKKMFCQYVSGYTGSSLAKRGKLVARQPLWSINELQDLLDEWIALRWQQTPHDGLRSPLLPGMKLTPNQMYSVLVACEGQVPLPLSAEQNRKLLLCERRVITEKGVTINNRTYNSDALQAYARLHTGITGQGHRWEIRHHPYVPRYVWLYDHRDGQWAEAEFIHQKQIGDEWTQYEWEVATAHHLARGSTKEQQQAIAQAVRELRERARCGPTDQPAPDRTGRRPRPAAPFTGPDLPVRVPEVDPYEGITLPTPESVAAARVLDASVKNLFPGQWSPATPTLSADATPVSGQEPAPATDDEAASLVSPDERARVSRPRLAASAAGLFRDLTAPPRADSRPATGTPVPDDPSKEPA, encoded by the coding sequence ATGACCGCCGTTCAGGACAGCATCCCGCCGCTCGTTGAGAGTTCGGCAGCCGTGTGCGCTCTCGAGCCCGGCCAGCGGGTCCGGTTCGACGGCGAGGCGTACGTTGTCGCCGGCGTCCGGGGCCCCAGCGTGCAGCTGCTGTGCGAACAGGAGCCCTGCAGGTCGGCCGCCGTGCTCCTCCAAGTGCTGACCGGTGCCGCGGACTTCGCGGTCCTCGACGCGGCCGGCGCGCCCAGGCCGCTGCAGCAGGTCCCGGACGTGGACATCCTCGATGTGCTCGATCAGGGCAGACGCGAGCGGATCCGCGCGTGGGAATGGCATCTGGTCGAACTGCGCGACGGAGTCCCGCCCGGCTCGGCAGCAGGCACGAAGCCACGCTCCGCCTACGAGACGACGAGGTCACAGCGGGAGCGGTTCGCCGCCAAAGCGGCGGAGCTGAGGGCACTGGGCTGGCGCGGCGTGTCGAACAGCACCATCCGGCGCAAGTTCCTGTCCTACCAGGACCAAGGCGTCGCCGGGCTCGCGCGGCTCGCCATCGGACAGGTCCGCACTGACGAGCGGGTGATCCAGTTGCTGCTGCGCGAAGTCAGGCTCGCGGTCGGCGAGTCCTCGGGATGGGCGAACCGGGTCTACGAGCGGCTGCTGACCGCGCTCCACACGGAACACCCCTCCGAGTACGAGAAGTTGGCGATCTCACCAGCGACGTTCTACCGGCTGATCAAGCGCCTGGGAATCTCCGTCGCCTACCTGCAGGCCCCGGTACAGAACCGGCTCGACCAAGAGAACTCCCCCGCGTCGCCGTTCACACCGACCACGGCAACGATGCTGGGAGAGCAGGTGCAGATCGACTCCACCGGCCTGGACATCCTGGCGGTCGGCGACGACGGATTCACCGTGAGCGCGGAGCTGACCTGCGCCATCGACGTGGCCACCCGCAGCATCATCGGTGCGATGATCGTGCCCAAGAGCCCGGGCCGGGGTCCGCGCGGCCGCAGGCTCGGCGGGCGCGCCACCCGGACGTTCGACGCGACGCTCCTGCTCGCGCAGGCCCTCGCCCCGATGCCAGGCCGGGCCGGCTGGTCACCCCTGGCCCTGGCCGAGCAGTCCGACCTGCCCTACGCGGACCTGGTGGCCTGCGACCCGCGGATGGCCAGCGCGGCCGCCCGCCCGGTGATCCGTCCCAAGATGGTCGTCGTCGACCACGGGAAGATCTACCGCAGCGAACACTTCGTGGACGTGTGCACCTCTCTGCAGATCTCGGTCAGGCCGGCGCGGGAGCGCACCCCCACCGACAAGGCGGTCATCGAGTCGACGTTCTCGGCGATCAAGAAGATGTTCTGCCAGTACGTTTCCGGCTACACCGGCTCCAGCCTGGCCAAGCGCGGCAAGCTGGTCGCGCGGCAACCGCTGTGGAGCATCAACGAGTTGCAGGACCTGCTGGACGAGTGGATCGCCCTGCGCTGGCAGCAGACCCCGCACGACGGGCTCCGCAGCCCGCTGCTGCCCGGCATGAAGCTGACCCCGAACCAGATGTACTCGGTGCTGGTGGCCTGCGAGGGACAGGTGCCGCTGCCGCTGAGCGCGGAGCAGAACCGCAAGCTGCTGCTGTGCGAGCGCCGGGTGATCACCGAGAAGGGCGTCACCATCAACAACCGCACCTACAACAGCGACGCCCTGCAAGCCTACGCACGGCTGCACACCGGCATCACCGGTCAGGGACACCGCTGGGAGATCCGCCATCACCCCTACGTGCCGCGGTACGTGTGGCTGTACGACCACCGGGACGGGCAGTGGGCCGAGGCCGAGTTCATCCACCAGAAGCAGATCGGCGACGAGTGGACCCAGTACGAGTGGGAGGTCGCAACCGCCCACCACCTGGCCCGGGGCAGCACCAAGGAGCAGCAGCAGGCCATCGCCCAGGCGGTGCGGGAACTGCGCGAGCGCGCCCGCTGCGGGCCCACGGACCAGCCCGCCCCGGACAGGACAGGGCGACGCCCACGGCCCGCTGCCCCGTTCACCGGTCCCGACCTGCCGGTGCGGGTGCCCGAGGTCGACCCCTACGAGGGCATCACGCTCCCCACTCCGGAGAGCGTGGCAGCCGCACGCGTGCTGGACGCGTCGGTGAAGAACCTGTTCCCCGGCCAGTGGTCGCCCGCGACGCCGACGCTCTCCGCCGACGCCACACCCGTCTCCGGGCAGGAACCCGCACCCGCCACGGACGACGAGGCCGCCAGCCTCGTCTCCCCCGACGAACGGGCCAGAGTTTCCCGGCCGCGACTGGCCGCCAGCGCCGCTGGCCTGTTCCGAGACCTCACCGCTCCGCCCCGGGCCGACAGCCGGCCGGCCACGGGCACCCCTGTCCCTGATGACCCGTCGAAGGAGCCCGCATGA
- a CDS encoding TnsA-like heteromeric transposase endonuclease subunit: MERNVRVDVWASVSSGEDGASWVDPRVLRGETLEEAPSSIPATYPGRQGIATGWWASTTGTLVECGTEVERRGAVYLDFDPSVTAFTASRVRLRWQHEDQQGTVAPAFFARTRAGRRLAVVHPARPGPRGRYEREVLQVAAEAAGWSLRELGPPDRIRIASLERAAAFRFAEFGDPRVRTALRRAFSVPRPLQEGVAAAGLLPGSNSRAYHLLWTGDLMTDWSRPLLPISTVWTSTEDA, translated from the coding sequence GTGGAGAGGAATGTCAGGGTGGACGTCTGGGCCTCGGTGAGCTCTGGTGAGGACGGGGCGTCGTGGGTCGATCCGCGAGTTCTGCGCGGGGAAACACTGGAGGAGGCCCCGTCGTCGATCCCTGCGACCTACCCGGGGCGGCAGGGCATCGCGACAGGGTGGTGGGCGTCCACCACCGGCACTCTCGTGGAGTGCGGTACGGAGGTGGAGCGCCGCGGGGCCGTATACCTCGACTTCGATCCGTCGGTCACGGCCTTCACCGCCTCCCGGGTCCGGCTGCGATGGCAGCACGAGGACCAACAGGGCACGGTGGCACCGGCGTTCTTCGCCCGCACCCGTGCCGGGCGGCGCTTGGCGGTCGTCCACCCGGCCCGGCCCGGGCCTCGGGGCCGGTACGAACGCGAGGTGCTGCAGGTGGCCGCTGAAGCCGCCGGGTGGAGCCTGCGCGAACTTGGGCCGCCTGACCGGATCCGGATCGCCAGCCTGGAACGCGCCGCGGCGTTCAGGTTCGCCGAGTTCGGCGACCCTCGGGTGCGGACCGCACTGCGAAGGGCCTTCAGCGTGCCGCGCCCGCTCCAGGAAGGCGTGGCAGCCGCAGGCCTCCTGCCGGGCAGCAACTCCCGTGCCTACCACCTGCTGTGGACCGGTGACCTGATGACCGACTGGAGCCGGCCGCTGCTGCCGATATCGACCGTGTGGACCAGTACGGAGGACGCGTGA